The sequence CAGAACAAGGCACTACTCTGTTCTCTGCTGGGTGATCAGCACCCACCATAGTCTATTACAATAGGAGGTTTAATAAGTAACTTTCTGGATGAATTAAATGAGTAACTATTTGAATGTATTAATTTGTATTGCTTCCAAGATGCATCAGCGAGATATTGAAGTCTTTTCCTAATCTGACTTGTTTTCATTGTTCCCAGGCAATTCAGCCAGCATGGCTGTCTCCTTGCCACCCACTCCGGGACTCGGTTTTGCTCCGgatgaaatccagcacccacATATTAAATTTTCAGAATGGAAATTTAAGCTGTTCCGGGTGAGATCCTTGGAAAAGGCACCCGAAGGTGCTCCAGTGGAAAAGAAGGATTCCTCTGAGGGAAAACTCTCTCTGGAGCAATCTCCTGCAGCCCTGGACAAGCCCGAGGCTGAGAAGCCAGCCTTGACACAACCAGCATTAAAGCCTCACCCTAAGTTTTTGAAGAAATCCTATGATGATGAagggaaagcaagagaaaaagcaatCCACCAAGCCAACCTTCGGCATCTCTGCCGCATCTGtgggaattcttttaaaaacGTGGAGCGCAGTAGGAGATACCCAGTCCATGGGCCCGTGGATGGTAAAACCCAGGTCCTTTTacgaaagaaggaaaagagagccaCTTCCTGGCCAGACCTCATTGCCAAGGTTTTCCGGATCGATGTGAAGGCAGATGTTGACTCGATCCACCCCACTGAGTTCTGCCACAACTGCTGGAGGGTCATGCACAGGAAGTTCAGAAGTGCCCCAAGTGAGGTCTACTTCCCGAGGAATGCAGCCATGGAGTGGCAGCCCCACACAGCATCCTGTGACATCTGCCACCATGCCCGTCGGGGACTCAAGAGGAAGAGTCATCAGCCAAACGTGCAGCTCagcaaaaaactcaaaatggtgCTTGACCGAGCAAGACAAGCGCGTCAGCGCAAGAAGAGAGCTCAGGCGAAGATCAGCAGCAAGGAAATGATGAAGCAGATTGCCACCTGCAGTAAGATTCATCTTAGCACCAAGCTCCTCGCAGTGGACTTCCCGGTGCACTTTGTGAAATCTATCTCCTGCCAGATCTGTGAGCACATTCTGGCTGACCCAGTGGAGACCACCTGTAAGCATGTATTTTGCAGGATCTGCATTCTCAGATGCCTCAAAGTCATGGGCAGCTATTGTCCCTCTTGCCGATATCCCTGCTTCCCTACTGACCTGGAGAGTCCGGTGAAGTCCTTTCTGAGCATCCTGAATTCCCTGATGGTGAAATGTCCAGCCAAAGAGTGTGACGAGGAGGTCAGcttggaaaaatataatcacCACGTCTCAACCCACAAGAATGCAAAAGAGACTTTTGTGCATATTAATAAAGGAGGCCGGCCCCGCCAGCACCTCCTGTCACTGACCCGGAGGGCTCAGAAGCACCGTCTGAGGGAGCTCAAGCTGCAGGTGAAGGCCTTTGCTGACAAAGAAGAAGGTGGAGATGTCAAGTCCGTGTGCCTGACCCTGTTCCTGCTGGCACTGAGGGCAAGAAATGAGCACAGACAAGCCGACGAGCTGGAGGCCATCATGCAGGGACGTGGCTCCGGCCTGCAGCCTGCTGTGTGCTTGGCCATCCGCGTCAACACCTTCCTCAGCTGTAGTCAGTACCACAAGATGTACAGGACGGTGAAAGCCATCACAGGGAGGCAGATTTTCCAGCCTTTGCACGCCCTTCGGAATGCCGAGAAGGTCCTTCTGCCGGGCTACCACCCCTTCGAGTGGCAGCCACCTCTGAAGAACGTGTCTTCTAGCACCGATGTGGGCATTATCGATGGACTGTCTGGACTGTCCTCCTCTGTGGACGATTACCCAGTAGACACCATTGCAAAGCGGTTTCGCTATGATGCGGCGCTGGTGTCTGCCCTGATGGACATGGAAGAAGACATCTTGGGAGGCATGAGAGCCCAAGACCTTGATGACTACCTGAATGGCCCCTTCACTGTGGTGGTGAAGGAGTCTTGCGACGGAATGGGAGATGTGAGTGAGAAGCACGGGAGTGGGCCGGCAGTTCCAGAAAAGGCGGTCCGGTTCTCCTT is a genomic window of Phyllostomus discolor isolate MPI-MPIP mPhyDis1 chromosome 6, mPhyDis1.pri.v3, whole genome shotgun sequence containing:
- the RAG1 gene encoding V(D)J recombination-activating protein 1 encodes the protein MAVSLPPTPGLGFAPDEIQHPHIKFSEWKFKLFRVRSLEKAPEGAPVEKKDSSEGKLSLEQSPAALDKPEAEKPALTQPALKPHPKFLKKSYDDEGKAREKAIHQANLRHLCRICGNSFKNVERSRRYPVHGPVDGKTQVLLRKKEKRATSWPDLIAKVFRIDVKADVDSIHPTEFCHNCWRVMHRKFRSAPSEVYFPRNAAMEWQPHTASCDICHHARRGLKRKSHQPNVQLSKKLKMVLDRARQARQRKKRAQAKISSKEMMKQIATCSKIHLSTKLLAVDFPVHFVKSISCQICEHILADPVETTCKHVFCRICILRCLKVMGSYCPSCRYPCFPTDLESPVKSFLSILNSLMVKCPAKECDEEVSLEKYNHHVSTHKNAKETFVHINKGGRPRQHLLSLTRRAQKHRLRELKLQVKAFADKEEGGDVKSVCLTLFLLALRARNEHRQADELEAIMQGRGSGLQPAVCLAIRVNTFLSCSQYHKMYRTVKAITGRQIFQPLHALRNAEKVLLPGYHPFEWQPPLKNVSSSTDVGIIDGLSGLSSSVDDYPVDTIAKRFRYDAALVSALMDMEEDILGGMRAQDLDDYLNGPFTVVVKESCDGMGDVSEKHGSGPAVPEKAVRFSFTVMKITIAHGSQSVKVFEEAKPNSELCCKPLCLMLADESDHETLTAILSPLIAEREAMKNSELMLEMGGILRTFKFIFRGTGYDEKLVREVEGLEASGSVYICTLCDATRLEASQNLVLHSITRSHAENLERYEVWRSNPFHESVEELRDRVKGVSAKPFIETVPSIDALHCDIGNAAEFYKIFQLEIGEVYKNPSASKEERKRWQATLDKHLRKKMNLKPIMRMNGNFARKLMTKETVEAVCELIPSEERHEALRELMDLYLKMKPVWRSSCPAKECPESLCQYSFNSQRFAELLSTKFKYRYEGKITNYFHKTLAHVPEIIERDGSIGAWASEGNESGNKLFRRFRKMNARQSKCYEMEDVLKHHWLYTSKYLQKFMNAHNALKSSGFSVNSQGCLEEDPLGLEDSLETQDSMEF